Proteins co-encoded in one Brassica oleracea var. oleracea cultivar TO1000 chromosome C4, BOL, whole genome shotgun sequence genomic window:
- the LOC106340867 gene encoding receptor-like protein 12, which yields MIPPTMQTIYASNNHFTGDIPLSLCNASGLGRLDLSNNNFSGSIPRCLISKSLGTLKLHNNNLIGTLPYIEKSGLQILDVGHNQISGKLPRSLVNCTSLMFLNVENNRINDTFPFWLKALPDLQIIVLRSNRFHGLISSPRSHHPFPALRILDISHNNFYGSLPGNYFANWSSPLLKIPRADYPWLKYTGEQHSTYTPEYYPSIYMRNKGLNMELEKIPEAFTAIAISGNRLGGEIPESVGLLKSLIMLDLSNNSFTGHLPSSLANLKQLESLDLSQNQLSGEIPQELRVLTFLAYLNVSHNKLTGQIPQSTQIVGQPKASFEGNMGLCGLPLQESCFRDNVPTSTPQTPEKVLNWEAAAIGYGPGVLFGLAIGQALALYKPMLFYKLFRL from the coding sequence ATGATTCCACCCACCATGCAGACCATTTACGCATCGAATAATCATTTCACAGGAGACATACCTCTTTCATTGTGCAACGCAAGTGGACTTGGTCGCCTTGATCTATCGAACAACAATTTCAGTGGTTCCATTCCCCGTTGCTTGATAAGCAAGTCACTGGGAACGTTGAAACTTCATAACAATAACCTTATTGGTACACTTCCCTACATAGAAAAAAGTGGGTTACAAATACTTGATGTTGGCCACAATCAAATCAGTGGGAAGCTTCCGAGGTCTCTAGTCAATTGCACAAGCCTGATGTTTCTTAACGTGGAGAACAATAGAATCAATGACACCTTCCCTTTCTGGCTGAAGGCTTTGCCCGATCTGCAAATCATTGTTCTGAGATCAAACAGATTCCACGGTCTCATTTCTTCTCCTAGAAGCCATCATCCATTCCCGGCGCTGCGGATACTTGACATATCCCATAACAACTTTTACGGGAGTTTGCCAGGAAATTACTTTGCTAATTGGAGTTCACCTTTGCTTAAGATCCCTAGAGCTGATTATCCCTGGCTTAAGTACACAGGAGAACAGCACTCTACGTATACCCCGGAGTATTACCCTTCCATTTATATGAGAAACAAAGGATTAAATATGGAGCTGGAAAAGATCCCAGAGGCATTCACAGCAATTGCTATCTCTGGGAACAGGCTTGGAGGGGAGATTCCAGAATCCGTAGGTCTCTTGAAGTCGTTGATTATGTTGGATTTATCTAACAACAGTTTCACAGGTCATCTTCCATCGTCTTTGGCCAACCTCAAACAACTTGAGTCACTTGATCTTTCTCAAAACCAACTTTCTGGAGAAATTCCTCAGGAGCTAAGAGTCCTCACCTTCTTGGCTTACCTTAACGTTTCGCATAACAAACTCACTGGCCAAATACCGCAGAGTACACAGATTGTAGGGCAACCTAAAGCCTCCTTTGAAGGGAATATGGGTCTTTGTGGTCTTCCTCTTCAAGAATCTTGCTTCAGGGACAATGTACCAACATCAACACCGCAGACGCCAGAAAAAGTGTTGAACTGGGAAGCAGCAGCAATAGGCTATGGACCCGGAGTGTTGTTTGGACTAGCAATCGGACAAGCCCTTGCTTTATACAAACCAATGCTGTTCTATAAGTTGTTTCGCCTTTAA